One genomic segment of Chitinophaga sancti includes these proteins:
- a CDS encoding carbon-nitrogen hydrolase family protein produces MKVALASPPFPSSIQDGLTWTEKLTKEAASQQAAIICFPESYIPGYPGMGYSPEERTPGKLQSALNSVCAIAAENKIAIIMPMDWYAAECLLNVAFVIDANGQVLGYQTKNQLDPTEDVMWVPGTTRSIFEIDGVKIGITICHEGFRYPESVRWAAQQDAKIVFFPHFVGSNTAGVVPTEWGSVESPYYEKAVMLRAMENTIFVGSSNYASKYPEAASSLIAPDGKCLVHGEYGKPGVVVADIDILLATGFLAKRFKNWLYV; encoded by the coding sequence ATGAAAGTAGCCTTAGCCTCTCCTCCCTTCCCATCCTCTATACAAGATGGATTAACCTGGACTGAAAAATTAACCAAAGAAGCTGCCAGCCAACAAGCAGCAATCATTTGTTTTCCTGAGTCTTATATTCCCGGTTATCCTGGTATGGGATATTCTCCTGAAGAACGTACGCCTGGAAAATTACAAAGCGCGTTGAACAGCGTCTGTGCTATTGCAGCAGAAAATAAAATCGCAATTATAATGCCCATGGACTGGTATGCTGCTGAATGTTTACTAAATGTAGCATTTGTGATAGATGCAAATGGGCAGGTATTGGGTTATCAGACTAAAAACCAATTAGACCCTACAGAAGATGTGATGTGGGTGCCGGGTACAACAAGAAGTATATTTGAGATAGATGGGGTGAAGATAGGGATTACGATCTGTCATGAAGGATTCAGGTATCCAGAGTCGGTGAGATGGGCGGCGCAGCAGGATGCGAAAATTGTGTTCTTCCCGCATTTTGTAGGCAGCAATACAGCAGGTGTGGTACCGACAGAGTGGGGGAGTGTTGAGAGTCCTTATTATGAAAAGGCTGTAATGCTGAGAGCGATGGAGAATACTATTTTTGTAGGGAGTTCTAATTATGCCTCTAAATATCCGGAAGCGGCATCATCGTTGATTGCGCCGGATGGTAAATGTTTGGTGCATGGGGAGTATGGAAAACCGGGTGTGGTGGTAGCAGATATAGATATTTTGCTGGCTACGGGATTTCTGGCAAAGCGGTTTAAGAATTGGTTGTATGTGTAA